aattgtagaatcatttaggttggaaaagacctttaagatcatcgagtccaactgcaAAAGAATGGACATAGGAGAGCCCAGTGACGTATTTAATCCTGGAGAGCAGAGGTGATCAGGGTTGTGTACACTGCTTAAAACCATGACTCGTGTCAAACTCCGTGATTTTAGAGCAGGTAGGTTTTGAGGGTAAAGACTTATACAGTAACCAAAACCTGACCTACGCTTGTCAGAGTTGTGGAGTAGTTTTTTATGAACCAGGGTCGGGAGGCTCTCGGGTTTGTTGGGTGAGCATTAGGTGATGGACAATCCAACATTACCTGCTGAAGGGTGGGACTGCTGCTCGTCTGACAGGCTTGGAGTGTGATTGGCCTGGGAAAACAGAAGGTGTGGTTCTTCCTCTGATTGAGCTGGTTGTTCTGTTCCCCAGCCTTGCTTTCATCAGCTAAGCAGAGATGACTGTCACCTGTAGCCTTTCCATGTGATTTGAAATAGGATATCTCGGTGACAACTGTCTGCTTGTCCCGTATTCCCCTGATGGGACAGGTGAAGTTTGCTTGGCATTCAGTGCTGCTGCACCTGGGAGTGCTGTCCTTCCCCCAGCTGTGTGTGCTTGGTGAAATTGTGTCTGTAAGGGACGTGGAGTGTTCGCTGGCCAGCCAAGTGGATGACCgctgcttcagaaagcagtaGCCTCACACAGAAATGCATGTCTGCAGGGCTGGACATCAGGCAGAACAAGGTTAAAAATGTATTAGAGTGAAAAGATCCACTGAAACTCCCTCGTGGAAAGGAGGGAGAACTATCAAACCCCACTCTGCGGAGACTAAAAGCACCCTCATTGTGGTTAATTAGCGAAATACAGAGCACAAGCTCACGTGCCTCAAAGATGTTGAATTTCAGAAGCGCAGGAATAGGGGATTAGTGGGGCCAAGCATGCAGATTCAGCTTCTGTGCCCATGAAGAGGAATAAATGCAGAGGATATAACTTTTTTACATCCGAGGCGGGTTATATGTCACCCTCTTCCATTAAGCATTCTGAAAACTCACTGGTGTGGAGCTTGCCCCATGTCCACATAGTCTGGCATAAACCAGCTTTCGGCTGCTTAGAGAAGAGCATTTTGAACACTCCTAACAGGTAGAAGTGAAAGGTTGTTTGGAAACTTTGGATACATTTGGAAATGTGATCAATAACCCGCATCTCGATAGAAGGAAGATCAGAAAAATGTGGAAGGTAAGAGAAATCTGAGTCAGATGGCCCTTGTTACCATTTTCCACTGGTCAAATTCCTTGTGCTCTTAGAGTACCTAAGAGGATGTGCAGGCATGTACTTCAGCACTGGCAGAATTATTTGGATCATGGTGTTTTGTGAAGGACAGTATATATCCTGTGTATTTCAAATCAGTTGTTCCGGCACTTGGGGATCCAGTGGTTTCACCAGTGGACCAGTGTATTAAACAGAATTTAGCAGTGCAAATGAGAAGTCAGCATGGGAATGGCAGGAGAGGTGTGTgacagtttctttctttctatctcagTAGAAACAAGCTGGCTGACCAGCTGTATTTATAAAATCCCGCTCAATAGAGAGAACAGTTGCTGGCATGGAATCCTTCTTGGAAGGTTTTATTTGGGTACGTGCAAGTGTGTGAAGGGCTTCGTGTGGCAGACGGGGCGCTCCCAGCCCTGAGAAATTCATGCATGTGAGAGCTCTTTTCCAAAAGATTCTTTAATAAATTTCTGAAAGTCAGCAGAAGAAGGAATCTAGTATAGATACATACATTTAGATGCTTGCTTTTCCCAAGCGTGATGCTGCTACTTTTTGGGATACTTAATTTTGCCTGATTTGATACAAGGTAGTGAAAGTACTGTTAAAATCTGAAGTAGTATTAGTTACTGAAGTCTCCGTTTTCAGGGTGTGTGAAAGAAATTCCGACTGTCTTTGTCCCGTATACCTCTAATTGGCATAGCATTCaggaaaatcaaacaaacaaagtgaTTAAAGTAGTATATTTTCAGGAGATGGTAAGTTGGGATGGGGTTGGGGCAGAGCAGGTGTTTTATGTTTGGTGCCCAGTGGCAGATTTGGAAATCTTCAGTGCCTTTAGGATTTAGTGCAAGAATAGAGACGGAGCGTGAGAAGGGCTTATTGTGAGAAGTGTTTGCCCAAGGTATGCAGGTTGTTGGATGTAAACTTGGCAAAATTGGCTGTTAATCAGCCTGTGCATTAACCACATTGTTCTGTTTTTCGGTATCGTCTTCACGGCGTTGTGCTTGGGACCATTTGCTGCAGAGCTCAGCCAGCGGGTTTCTTGCTGCGCACGCCGCTGTTTCAAAGTGGTCCTGCTGGCTTGATGAATACGTTTGCAGGTTTCCCGAATGCGTTAAATTCAATGACTTAATTGATTTAAGTTTTGTAATACTTGCATTTTGCTTTATCTGAGTTACCCTATCCAGCCATGACTAGTTGAAAATTACCTTTGCTTTCTACAGTACAAAGCAATGACAACAATGGAAACCACTTTGAAAACAGTTGTTGCAGATAGTGTTTCTCCGAGACATTAAGTGACTAAtattgacacacacacaacttactggttttaaatacatgtatatCTTCATCAATACATTATTATGGGGTATCCTTAAGTAAATGGAGAGAATGCAGTCAGTGACAACAGAAATAGCTGGGTATAGGTATCTTCGTAAGAGTGAGCAACAGTGCTGTGTCTATTGGAAAAACTCAACTTGTATCGCAAGATCACCTTTTAATATTGAGTCTTCCTATTCCTGAGTTGCCGTGCATAAATTTCATTATCTCGTGGATCTGTTTAGCATGGTTACTCCAATAAAGATGATATCTGAGTTGGACTCATGTAAAAATGTGATGGATTTACTCTACCCATAGTTTGTGGTAGGTGAAGGCCTCTTAGAGAAACATGGGCGTTTGGTTGGCTTGGTAGTGGTAAGGTGGTGGCCAGAAAACAGCACAGCATGGAAAGCCAGGTGAAAATTTGGTGAGAACCTGCtggaaaaagcaagcagaaatgCATAGGGTAGGGAGAGTGGAGTAGAAACCTggtggaagggaaggagagcagagtCTGACTTGAGTGATTCCACATCTGGTGGTGCAGTGGGAACCATTAATAAGCTGTAAGATCCTTGCATTCGCCCGAGCTcatgaagaggaagaagctgGATTATGAGTGTGCATTGAAAACAGTCGTGCAGATCACGTCCCCCTGCTTACTGGAAGGATGGGGTGCTGTGCAGATCCCATCCCCCTGCTTGCTCAAAGGATGGGGTGCTGTGCAGATCCCATCCCCCAGCTTGCTCAAAGGATGGGGTGCTGTGCAGATCCCATCCCCTGCTTGCTCAAAGGATGGGGTGCTGTGCAGATCCCATCCCCCTGCTTGCTCAAAGGATGGGGTGCTGTGCAGATCCCATCCCCTGCTTGCTCAAAGGATGGGGTGCTGTGCAGATCACGTCCCCTGCTTGCTCAAAGGATGgggtgctgctttttttttccaggtggaAAAAGATTTCAGACGAACAAGTACGAAAGTGGCGTGAATCTCAGCTGCTTATTCCAATCTCCTTTTATAGGCAGATGGacccttggaaaaaaaaatagctctaAGTTGGCAGCAGAAGGCTCGACTGTGAAGCAGCAAGTTTGCCTGTGTGGGTTTGGTGAATATGCGTAATTTGGGCTCCACGCTCAGTCAGGAAAGCTGGGGGACAGACGCCAGCAACGTTTCATcctagaaagggaaaagaaaaccccaacTTTGGGCTACAATGGGCAATTGTTGAATTATATAGGGAGAAATCTTTcgggaaagaaagaatggaaaaaggcctgggggtcacttgaaggaaaatgctgtgaaaGTCAGTTGGCTGAGAGAGAATTGACAATGTGTATTTGTGATAACAGCTCACTCAGTTTGTGATTCAGAACTGAAGTTTTCTGTAATCAAGTAGCTAAAGCGAGATGATGCAGACACATAAGAGAACTGAACATGAGTAGACTCTTATAGGTAAAAAAATGGGTTAAATTTTTAATGTAGCTTAAACACTTGAAAGACTGCAAAGCTTTGGAGGCCGTTTGCTTGAAAACCGCTCAAGAACACTTTGAAGCTCATAGATGAGCAGGTGTGGGTCTGGctgcagaaaggcagacggAAAGTTGTTGCTTTTTGGTACGAAAGATGAGGACTgttctctgaaaataattaagataCCTGCTAGGTGCGTATATGATCTTTTCAACGATGAAATATGCCAAGACGACCTCTTAATGTATTTGCTGCTAATGatggaataatttttttgtgaGAATCCTGTTATCTGGAGAAAATATAGACTGTTATCCTTACtgctaatttaatttaaaaatatatacttgtAAGGCCCAAAGTACTGCTGCTTCAAAGCAAGGGGGGGATGCTTCAGTTTGCAGACATTCTTAATTCAAAACTCTCCTGGTATTCCTAATTTACACATCAAACTGTGGTTGTAGTCAAGTGAGCGGATGTATGGGCGGTCAGTCCTGTGTCCTTCTAACGAAGCTGCATGTCCCCAAAGGCGGAGAAGACGGCGGGATTACTGAATCCTGTCAGAAAGGGGGATACAGGGTGTAAATTTGAGCCTCGGGGTTACTGTAGCAGCATAAATATAGCTACCGAGCCGCAGAACAGATTCACACAGCGACTGAAGTTGTGACAGGCGTACAGGCAGTGTTGTTCTTCACTCCCATTTATATACCTTGGGATATTTTTAAGGTATGATgcttctgtgatttatttttctttgggattttggTGGCACAAACCCGAGCCCCGGGTGGGACGTGGTGCAGATGTGCGGTTGACGCTGGAAACGTCGTATAATTGACTTTCAGGATGGAGGCCCCTGGAGTGAGGGACAGTGACTGAAGTGAATGTGGGACATTCTGCTCACGCAAAACGCCAAGTCGGTGTGTTCTAAGCATTACGGATATAAAAATAGTTGCCCAAGAAAAGTCCTCCCGAGGAACTCTGCTCTTCTGAGAGCCTTTTAAAGCTGTCTCTGCCATTGTACTCATGAAAACCAGGAATTGCATGGATGGGGGATCATGCTGCCACCTTAGGAACCTGTTTAGTGGTCACTAATCTTTGTATTTTCAGGCGGAAATCATCTCATTTTAAAGATAGTAATAATTTAACTTGTGCTGGTCATTTGCTCAAAACCCATGACTTTTCTTAAAGCAAAGGTACTTAACTTGAGCAACTTCAGATACACACAGAATGGGATTTTACACATGTTGGACAGAAATAAGAGAATCAAGCCACGACCAGAAAGATTCCAGAACTGCAAAGATGTTTTTGATTTGATCCTAACGTGTGAAGAAAGAGTCTATGATCAAGTAGTAGAAGGTAAGGACCTTGAACTGATAAATCAAGTTAACTTTGAGTGCCTTTGTTTTTGCCTCCCACCTGAAGTCTTTCACAACTCTGGAAACTTCTCCATCTCCTCTGACTGTTGCTGCTGGAACACCAGCAAGAACAAGAGCTCACAGTCCATTGCCGTAGACTTCGTGTTCCAGAGAAGCGATGACTGAATCCTTATTTCTAAAAGGTGCTGGTGTTGGTAGCTACacagaatgtgtgtgtatagCAACTTGAAGGGCTGACATAAGGACATAGCAAGCATTCGGAGAAACTCGGATACATGTTTGGTTTGAAAATGCTTGTGGGTATAGAAAACTAGCAAGTTATATGTGACAAGCACTTTTTCACCCTGGGTTGATAGCAAAACACAGTTTAAGCTGTCTTCCTTATGAGACTATCCTTGTCTATGGAAGGCTTCTTGGTCCTACCATGCAGTTCATCCACGCTAAATACCTCCTGTACAGGTGGCGAAACTGTTCTTGAGCATAGTTAACACTGCGGGCGTGCTACGGCTTTGCCCATAAATGAGTCAAAGTGGGAGATGCCAGAAGAATCTCAGTTGGGGATCGGGTTCTGCACGAACACAGTGCAGCAAGCGTGGTGTGAACCCCCTGAACAGAGCCCTGCTCCCCCTGCGAGTGCTGGGTACAGCTCGATGCAAACTTTAAGGTGTTTCTTTTACATGGAAAAAGCAACCAACAAAATTAGTATCATACACATAATTTAAAAGGCCGTTGCCTTGCCTATTGAGTCCCCAGTGGTCACGGCACAAGCAGCACAGAGCACGATGCATTTGGGCTTTTGCAAGCCAAGCAGTTTGTGTTCTGAATGTTTGAGTGGAGCGTTTGAAATGTGTCGGTAAGctgtgagagcagctgccctgaTGAATGGATCTGTCACAAGAAAGTGGCTTTCACTGGAGTGTTTTAGATGAGTATCCTGAGGAAGGGAGGTGAAGAGCAACCACTTTCTAATTTTCCAGCTGTGCATCTCTTCCAGCTTCATGGTAATGCCTCTCATAGTTGATCAGTGAAAGGACAAAGGCTTGAGTGCCACCAAATGGCTGGAGAtaagaaagctgaaattttAAGATTGAGGCCTTGACAGGTTTGCCAAAATGAAGTTGCAGAACAGGGTTAGGAGAGAACAAGTTGTAGCTTATAAACTGTACTAGGAAGGTTATGTTAGAGAGGCATAACAATAATACACGGGTGGATTGGCAGGAAAAGGATCTCTCAATTCTCCCCGTTCACCTCTTGTTAATAAGCAGAACACACGAAAGCTGGAATTTTCTGATGTGACCACCGGTACTTGCAGGAGTTCCCTTTGCAGTTTGATTTTCAGAGTGCTGGAGGTACGGTGCTTTTTTATAAAATGGGCAATTAAAACTCTCCAGGCAAGGAAGCCCAGAACCATTCTTGACTTTTGACAATCTCGATCTTGTCTCTAAAGACCAGCAGGGTGAGGTGAGCAGGAACTTCTTGACCGGGGCAGACAGCTCTCATGACTCTTCTACAAAACTGAattcttttgtttccaaaatcCATCTCTCATTTTTGAAATAAGAGGGACTATGTTTAGGCCAATATTAAAGAATTTTCTGCCTTCTCCAAACTTGTTTTTGGAAGTGGAGAACGGCTGTGTATTTTTAAGAATCTTTTGAATACTCTGTATAAAATATCACACCGTTCCACCCAAAGTTTTGCTGTTacgtgtgttttgttttcaactaGATTTAAATTCCAGAGAACAGGAGACGTGTCAGCCCGTACACGTGATCAACGTGGACATTCAGGATAACCACGAGGAGGCAACGCTGGGCGCTTTCCTCATCTGCGAGCTCTGCCAGTGTGTGAGTACAGGGGCTGTTGGACCCAGCGCGGGGGGCTGTTGGACCCAGCGCAGGGCTCGGCCTTTGCTTAGGACTCCTTAAAAGCGTCGCACAAGCTTAAAATCCACATCTAGACTTAAGTTTCCAAATTCTTGTGGTTATCTCTGGAGCTGTTGTGCAAACAGATGAAATGTGATGGAGTTCGTGGTTTCCAAAGTGGACTCTGTGCATGCATCCAAAACCCAGGTGTTGGCAGCCATTGCACATACTCAAAATGCTGTTTATGGCAAAAAACGCGGTTCAAAAGCAGTTGTAATATTTGGGTTTAAACATCAGATTTGTGTTCTGGATCCCAGTGTATTTGAAACACACCCAGTGTAGGGGTATCTCTCGGTACTGTCCTGTAGTGTGGACGATGTGGAAGAGCAAACTGGTACCTGTGTCATCCACAGTCAGGGGCTCTGgaagtaaaactgaaataagcTGCACTTGAAACAGTTGACCTGTCTCTCAGGGGTTTGTGTCCTTTCACAAATTGGGGGGTTCACCTCTTCCAGAGCAGCAACAGGCGTTTTACTTCAGCCTGTGTGATCTGTTCTGCTCTTAAATCCTTTCCAGATGCAAAAAGCCAAAGAGGGTTCAAGGACTTAAAACTGCGGCCATCTCTTGAGTGCCTGTAGCTGTTCTCAAGCACTGAGTTGTTACAATTTCCTAAACCACATCATATCCTTGGAGTCTGGTTGCTTAGTGTGTTTTGTCTTACAGATACAGCACACGGAAGACATGGAAAACGAAATAGATGAGCTGTTACAGGAATTTGAAGAGAAAAGTGGAAGGACTTTTCTTCATACTGTCTGCTTTTATTAAAGCACATCTGTCTCTTAGGCCTTAATACAGATGAGGGAAGCATGTGTTTAAAGTTCTGATTATACtgtattttcctggaaaatgagtattgatttttttgttttgttttgtttaaaaactccttttcagtgtctttttgttctgtttcaggtATTCTGTCACAGGTAGGCAGAGATACTGGTGGGGGTTGTACATATGAGATGATTAAAAGTATACACAAAGGCCAcctatttaaaaatgaaaatcaagatTTTCTTTAAATCCTACTTTAATTATTTACAAGTAGGGTTCTAATTATTAAGAGAATGTTTCTTGAATATAAgtttataatgtatttttccagcttacaaatttattttgtttcagttgtgcttttttttttttattataatgtgACAGAATGGCTGAACTACGTGAGGATATGAATGGAACAATGAAAAACGAGTATCTGTATATTATTAGGTATAAAGTTGGAAGCAtccaataaaaatgcaaaacctgTAAGTTTGTCTGTTTTCCAAATAGAAGGTGAGGAAATGCGGCTGCTCTGAGATGGCGAACACGGTGTTTGGAGTGGGATGTGAATGGTTGTTCATCCAGAGGCTCTTGGAGAGGTGGGGACAGCAAGAAAGTCTTGAGAGGAACCCAAAGACCACAACTGTGCCCCTTGTTTGGAGAGGCTGTGGGTTTGGGCAGCTCATAATGATCAAATGGCATCTGCCCCACACCTGAAAACTGCAAGTCTGTATCTGGGAATATTCCTTTGCAGTTGTAAGTGTCGAAGTCTGAGTCAGGCGCCCAAAGAAGCCCTGAACCTCTGCTCCCGGGTTCGGGGCTTGGATGTGGTTTCAACTGTCTTGTGGGAAAACTTAGACCTCTGCCAGCTCAATCTGTGTCCTGGACGGTGTCCAAATGGGTCATTGCATCACACTCAGGTCCCGGGAATGTTTAATATCCCTGAATTacctgtgctgctttttcttatCCGTTCAAAATACTTAAAGCAAAACCGTTGCGGAGAGTGAATGAATAGATCAGAAGCATCAGGGGATGGGCAGttcaagcagcagctgtgataAGGTTTGCAGGTTGTTTCCTGATGGGCTCGTCCTGTCCCATGGAGCTTTGGAGCCTTGGTATTTGGAGGAATTCCTTCAGCCTCCTCcacttctgctgttttctgtctgaTCCCAGCGCTGGTTACCATGGGGATATTTACAGCCAAAGAAGAGGATGATTCTGCAAGGACTGAGCTGCTTTAGCTCGTctatttaaaaagacatttcaagCAAGCACAGGATTGAGTATTTCGAGTAGAGTTTTCCTTCCCCGTGCGGTTTCAGTACTGAAGTCTGCCCTGTGGAAAGGTGAAACCTGCAGagtgtttgaaaatgttttctgctttcaacTTAATTCATCTTAAGCAGAACTCTCTGTTGGCATTTTACAGCAAGGCAGTAAAAACGCAAACAGGATGTTTTAACCCGTATTTTGTTGCCTGTGTGTAGATTTACAGAAGTCTCCTTATTACTACATAATCGTGCTTTTCATGTGCGCCATTGGCAGAGAGTTCTGGCCGCTGTAGTGCTAAGTGCAGATGAATTGGTAGAACTTCAGTTCACCACATCTCTTCACCTGAAATGAGAAGCCTTGGTCTAAAATGGCATAAACATAGTATAGCAGATGTTACTGAATTGTTCTTTCCATCGCAAACGTTCTATTCATAAGCAAAAGCAACAGTGGGAGCTGTGGTCTGTTTATGTACCAGTACGTGGCAGGATGTTTGACGGGGTGAATGACTGACCTGGATGGACAGGCAAGTGTTCGCAATGATCCGTGGTTCATGTCAAAGTTTTCCAGGTTTCCATGAGCAAAACTTGTTCCTCAGCTCAAGCCGTTCTTACTCTGACACGTAACTTCTCCTTTAACATACAGGTTAGTGAAAAACATATGCATTTGTCTCCATATGCTTCGTTTGCTTTGAAATCCACAGTGAAGCTCAGTTTATACAGGAATTTTAGGGGGTCATAGTCTTGAGagatacatatatttatatgcaggcatatatatatatagatataaaataAACTCTGACTAAACACAAGGTCAGAGTTGTTTTCTATGCCAAAAAGAGATGTCGAGAGCAGCGGTGGTTTAGAGATGGGAGGTGTGTGCTCCCTTTGAGAGgagagcagggccaggcagctcctgcaaaCGGGGCTTGTCATACAATAGTATTTCTAGCTGAGGTTCCCATACAGAACTGTATGGTTCCCATACAGAACTCTGTGGTCTTTCTCGTCATGTCCGTTTGCAGCCCTGTGAGCCGCTGGATTTAGCGAATCCTGGTCAGCGCCAACGGGTGCAGGATGGGGAAGGCTGGGGGGTCAGAAACGGGGGCTGATGGCAGAACTTCAGTTAGACACGATCCCTTCAGGCTCGTCTTCAAGTTGTCTGTGGTTTTATTTGGCTGTGGCTTTAAAAATGCGTCTGTTTGTCCGACTGGCAGAGTCCCCAGCTGCATTATCTCTGCATTACTTGTGTGTGGATGGTAGGAACCACCTCCTGGCTCCACCGGAGGAGAAATGGGCTCCGGGGCGCTGGGGAAGCCCAGTGGGTTGGGCAGGATGGTGGCACAGGCGCCGTCCCGGCCTCGCTGCTCTTGGCTTAGCGAATGTTTCATGGGTgtggtttaatttaaaaaaatcaaccctGCAATGCAATGTGTGCTCTAATTTGAGGACACCATTTAGTGATTTTAATTGTGTGACAGTATTTTGGTATTTTCAATACCCAGTAGTAGGTTAATGACTGTTCCTTGAAGAGTGGAGTTTATATAACACAAGTCATTACATAAGGAGGCTGATTGTGGCCTGAGgaacacaaggaaaacaaatatgcaAGAATGCAAAACCCAGAACAAGCAAATTCTGTTTTGATGGCCCCAAGACGCCTGAAAAAGAGATGAATTGTGTTCCAGCAAGGTGAAGATAACCTTGAGGAAGGCTGAGGATTTGGAGGGGAAACCGCTGCCCGGCATAACCACCACCAACCTGTGTGTGATCTGTTCATCCCCATCGCACGGTTTGCATCAAAgagaacaacaaacaaacaagcaaaaagttGCTGGCGGGTCACTGTCTGTTATTTTCCCAGAGGCTCCTAAACGCGGCCCGAGTTGGACTGACCCAACTGCGCGCTGAAATAAAACCGCGGCAGAACCTGGAGCGCGACCTTTTGCTTGGACCTTAGATCTCAGGTTTGATAGACGGGATGAAGTTGTACGGGGGGGATAATTTCGCTTCTGCCACAAAAACAAGCACGTCTTCTGTGTCTGCATCACTCAGGGAGCCGAGATCCTTGGTGGAGGTGGGAATTGCTCCCAGTTCTGTTGCAAACACCCTCAAAGAAGAGTCGGGCACCCCCAGCCGCCTTCGGGTGCCCCTTCGGGCATCCTCCCCGGGATGGGCGCAGGACCCGGGCCAGGCCGGGGCACACGGCTGGGGGACCCCCCTGGAGGGGCCGTggtttggggaaggagggaggtgCCGTGGGAAGCGCGGGGGCGCGGCGGAGTTCGGGGCTCCCGGGTCCCCCCCGCACCGCCCGGCCGGCCCGTGGTCCCTCCGGGATGCGAGGAAGACGGGGCCGACCCCGGGCGGGAGGAAGGGCGGGGTGAGGATGGCGTGTGGGATTCAAAATGCGGCCAagcgccgctgccgccggggTTTCGCTGGGGAAAAGCGTGCGGCGGCGAGGCGGGAGAAGCCCCGCAAGGGCAGGTCCGCAGAGCtgtcgctgctgctgctgtcgcTCGCAATGAGCCGCTCCCGGAGCAGCGCCTCCCCACGTAGGTAAATGCccgggctggggagggggcggccGGCTCTGCCTGGGCGCATCTCCCCGCTGCATCCCGCATCCCTCCCCCCGGGCCCGGGAGGGGCTGGGCCGGGGGCTCCCAGCAGCGGGGACACGCAGCCCCGAGCCGGGAGGGTGGGTTATTTTTAGGGG
This genomic interval from Columba livia isolate bColLiv1 breed racing homer chromosome 21, bColLiv1.pat.W.v2, whole genome shotgun sequence contains the following:
- the SSU72 gene encoding RNA polymerase II subunit A C-terminal domain phosphatase SSU72, giving the protein MPSSPLRVAVVCSSNQNRSMEAHNILSKRGFSVRSFGTGTHVKLPGPAPDKPNVYDFKTTYDQMYNDLLRKDKELYTQNGILHMLDRNKRIKPRPERFQNCKDVFDLILTCEERVYDQVVEDLNSREQETCQPVHVINVDIQDNHEEATLGAFLICELCQCIQHTEDMENEIDELLQEFEEKSGRTFLHTVCFY